One stretch of Brevibacillus laterosporus DNA includes these proteins:
- a CDS encoding 4-hydroxy-tetrahydrodipicolinate reductase: MEANIRVAVAGAKGRMGSEVVKMLQQDPSLEFVVGIDSHLTGIDVGEVLGGKPIGVPMVNSLEEALIAFKPDVVVDFTTPSQVYQNMRLCLQHGVRPVVGTTGLTSEEIAEINQICVDHELGAIVAPNFAIGAILLMKFSSMAAKYMPHVEIIELHHDQKLDAPSGTAIKTAEMIEAARGNIRQGHPDEQEILPGARGADYVGFRIHSVRLPGMVAHQEVLFGAIGQTLSIRHDSINRESFMPGVQMAIKAVVSLQHLVYGLEHLID; this comes from the coding sequence ATGGAAGCAAACATTCGCGTTGCCGTAGCCGGTGCTAAAGGAAGAATGGGGAGTGAGGTTGTTAAGATGCTTCAGCAAGATCCCTCTCTTGAGTTTGTCGTAGGGATCGATTCACATCTGACAGGTATAGATGTGGGTGAAGTACTGGGAGGTAAGCCAATAGGCGTGCCAATGGTCAATTCGTTGGAGGAAGCCCTGATAGCCTTTAAACCAGATGTTGTGGTTGATTTCACCACGCCTTCACAAGTTTATCAAAACATGCGTTTGTGTTTGCAACATGGTGTGCGACCAGTTGTAGGTACGACTGGTCTTACTTCTGAAGAAATTGCGGAAATAAATCAAATATGCGTGGACCATGAACTCGGGGCCATAGTAGCGCCTAACTTTGCTATCGGAGCTATCCTATTAATGAAATTCTCTAGCATGGCGGCTAAATATATGCCACATGTAGAGATTATCGAGCTACATCATGATCAAAAGCTCGATGCACCAAGTGGGACAGCGATCAAAACAGCAGAGATGATTGAAGCAGCTCGTGGCAACATACGACAAGGTCATCCAGATGAGCAGGAAATCCTTCCAGGAGCACGTGGAGCTGATTATGTGGGCTTCCGTATCCATAGTGTGCGTCTGCCAGGTATGGTGGCGCATCAGGAAGTGCTATTTGGAGCAATTGGACAAACCTTGTCTATCCGCCATGACTCCATAAATCGTGAATCGTTTATGCCAGGTGTTCAAATGGCAATTAAGGCAGTTGTCTCTTTACAGCATTTAGTATATGGATTAGAGCATCTCATAGATTAA
- the bshA gene encoding N-acetyl-alpha-D-glucosaminyl L-malate synthase BshA produces MNIGITCYPSLGGSGVVATELGKLLAERGHNVHFITAGMPFRLGKFNPNIFFHEVEVNQYDVFKYPPYDLTLANRMAQVAQNENLDILHVHYAVPHALCAYLAKQMVGDHLKIITTLHGTDITVLGYDPSLRDMIRFGIEKSDMVTAVSADLIRETHDSLQVDKKIELVYNFVDKRRYSRKDVTEWRAKFAPNGEKIIMHISNFRPVKRVQDVVTAFRYVRNEMPAKLILIGEGPEQCNIRKQIQDEELCEDVFFLGKQDDVAEVISLADLMLLPSEKESFGLVALEAMACGVPVVASCAGGLPEVVIHGESGYLCEIGDTKQMAIYACKLLQDDMLYERFRVEGLRRSHEKFSYDNITSQYESLYQQLLST; encoded by the coding sequence ATGAATATAGGTATTACGTGTTATCCTTCCTTGGGCGGTTCCGGTGTGGTGGCCACAGAGTTAGGAAAATTGTTGGCTGAGCGTGGACATAACGTGCATTTTATTACAGCTGGCATGCCGTTTCGTTTAGGGAAGTTTAACCCCAATATATTTTTCCATGAAGTAGAAGTGAATCAGTACGATGTATTTAAGTATCCGCCGTATGACTTAACATTAGCGAATCGTATGGCGCAGGTTGCTCAGAATGAGAATCTAGATATTTTACATGTTCATTATGCGGTTCCACATGCACTGTGCGCGTATCTAGCCAAACAAATGGTAGGTGATCATTTGAAAATCATCACCACTTTGCATGGAACAGATATTACAGTTCTTGGTTATGATCCTAGCTTACGAGATATGATTCGCTTTGGAATTGAAAAAAGCGACATGGTAACTGCTGTTTCTGCTGATCTAATCCGCGAAACGCATGATTCACTTCAAGTGGATAAGAAGATAGAGCTTGTTTATAATTTTGTAGATAAACGTAGATATTCACGTAAAGATGTAACAGAATGGCGGGCTAAATTTGCACCTAACGGAGAAAAAATCATTATGCACATTTCCAATTTCCGTCCGGTCAAACGTGTGCAAGATGTAGTAACAGCTTTCCGCTATGTGCGCAATGAAATGCCAGCTAAATTAATTTTAATTGGTGAAGGTCCCGAGCAATGTAATATACGCAAACAAATCCAGGATGAAGAGTTATGTGAAGATGTTTTCTTTTTAGGTAAACAGGATGATGTAGCTGAAGTCATTTCATTAGCTGACTTGATGCTACTCCCTTCCGAAAAGGAGAGCTTTGGATTGGTGGCCTTGGAAGCTATGGCATGCGGTGTACCCGTTGTTGCTTCTTGCGCTGGTGGCTTACCAGAAGTGGTTATACATGGTGAATCGGGATATTTATGCGAGATTGGCGACACCAAGCAGATGGCTATTTATGCTTGCAAATTGTTACAAGACGATATGTTATACGAACGTTTTCGTGTGGAAGGATTACGTCGTTCTCACGAAAAATTTAGCTATGACAATATTACTTCTCAATATGAATCGTTATATCAGCAACTACTCTCTACATAA
- a CDS encoding sporulation protein — MPKNIKMLLLLLVTGFLLAMPISYFVTKMNQPPEEKHLAELDKVAGEVLRATEKGDYDTAKLKIERLASQFPNETLPISLRIESLNAVTQSILSAKKAYTSPKTTEDRLLWHATQVRVAVDALSHQRSPMWRTYYDSYSKQMQNLLQAAVERDTATLRAQYEENYQLYLALRPAMTIQLKEQAMDKITRKYEEIAKQLLTQKLDWQMLRSSIRELSSTMQEAFVGEDQTAVGSFMDNPESTYRLIVWISTLVTVSLAYVAWIKYSAMQQRRT, encoded by the coding sequence GTGCCAAAAAACATCAAAATGTTGCTACTCTTATTGGTAACGGGATTCCTATTAGCCATGCCGATTAGTTACTTTGTGACAAAAATGAACCAACCGCCAGAAGAAAAACATTTGGCCGAACTAGATAAGGTGGCAGGTGAAGTGCTACGGGCAACTGAAAAAGGAGATTACGACACGGCCAAACTGAAAATAGAGAGGTTAGCTTCCCAATTCCCCAACGAAACCCTTCCAATATCTTTGCGAATTGAGAGTCTCAATGCTGTAACACAGTCCATTTTATCGGCAAAAAAAGCGTATACAAGTCCGAAAACGACAGAAGATCGATTGTTGTGGCATGCGACGCAGGTGAGAGTAGCTGTTGACGCACTAAGCCATCAAAGGAGCCCGATGTGGCGTACCTATTATGATTCGTATTCAAAGCAGATGCAGAACTTGTTGCAAGCAGCTGTCGAGCGAGATACCGCAACGCTACGAGCGCAATATGAAGAAAATTATCAATTGTATTTGGCTCTTCGACCTGCAATGACGATCCAGTTGAAAGAACAGGCTATGGATAAGATTACACGAAAATATGAAGAAATAGCAAAACAGTTGCTTACTCAAAAACTGGATTGGCAAATGCTGCGTTCTTCTATCAGGGAACTGAGTAGCACCATGCAAGAAGCGTTTGTGGGGGAAGATCAGACGGCAGTGGGTTCATTCATGGACAATCCAGAATCCACGTATCGGTTGATCGTTTGGATATCTACATTGGTGACTGTTTCACTAGCGTATGTAGCTTGGATTAAATACTCGGCAATGCAGCAACGTAGAACTTGA
- the bshB1 gene encoding bacillithiol biosynthesis deacetylase BshB1 has protein sequence MEEKHLDILAIGAHPDDVEIGAAGVLIRANQQGKRTGILDLTYAELSSNGTVVRRQEEAAVASERMNLTARYNFGLPDRGLEANRELAIKKVVDLIRKTRPKVVLAPYFQDRHPDHESVSRIVKEAIFSAGIKKFEGEREFPAYRPEQFFYYFINSTASPSFFVDITDLYPQKVQVLEAYRSQFEQEEGSVSTPLNNGYIELVAYRERLFGQQAGVKYAEGFVSATPLVLTSL, from the coding sequence ATGGAAGAGAAACACTTAGACATATTAGCCATTGGCGCTCATCCTGACGATGTGGAAATTGGTGCAGCAGGGGTCTTGATACGAGCAAACCAGCAAGGAAAACGAACTGGAATTCTTGATTTGACTTATGCAGAACTTTCGTCTAATGGTACGGTAGTACGCCGCCAAGAGGAAGCAGCAGTTGCTTCTGAGCGCATGAATTTGACTGCTCGTTACAATTTTGGCTTACCTGATCGTGGCTTGGAAGCCAATCGCGAACTGGCTATTAAGAAAGTTGTCGATCTTATTCGCAAGACTCGTCCGAAAGTAGTCTTGGCCCCCTATTTTCAGGATCGCCATCCTGATCATGAGAGTGTGAGTCGGATTGTAAAAGAAGCAATTTTTTCAGCAGGGATAAAGAAGTTTGAAGGTGAACGCGAATTTCCTGCGTATCGCCCTGAGCAATTTTTTTATTACTTCATTAATAGTACTGCTTCCCCTAGTTTTTTTGTAGATATCACAGATTTGTACCCGCAAAAGGTGCAGGTGTTGGAGGCATATCGTAGTCAGTTTGAACAAGAAGAAGGGAGTGTTAGCACTCCTTTAAATAATGGATACATCGAATTGGTAGCGTATCGGGAGCGTTTATTTGGGCAGCAAGCAGGAGTGAAATATGCAGAAGGGTTTGTTAGTGCCACACCGTTGGTACTTACATCCTTGTAA
- a CDS encoding DUF1405 domain-containing protein, producing MKWMWLWFLGTLKKSWFLWMLFFINLLGTIYGFYWYKDQLADVAAYKSPYLLFFVPDSPTGSGLFTLVILMYILGRNVPILEAVASVTNFKYGMWAVGVIIAGWSLGSEVHWQDMMLIASHLGMAVESMLYARYYQITWLGLGIAALWVLNNDFLDYVMEIHPYLPTPLVPYTGIVGLCTVVLSLLSIAIIYYLHARANKNQV from the coding sequence ATGAAATGGATGTGGCTCTGGTTTCTGGGAACATTGAAAAAATCGTGGTTTCTCTGGATGTTGTTCTTCATTAACCTTTTGGGGACAATCTACGGTTTTTACTGGTATAAGGACCAACTTGCAGATGTAGCTGCCTATAAATCGCCCTATTTGCTGTTTTTTGTGCCAGATAGCCCTACTGGGAGCGGACTATTTACTCTAGTTATCCTTATGTACATTTTGGGTCGGAACGTTCCTATTTTGGAAGCGGTCGCATCAGTCACGAACTTTAAATACGGAATGTGGGCAGTTGGAGTTATTATTGCAGGCTGGTCTCTTGGTAGTGAAGTTCATTGGCAAGATATGATGCTTATAGCGTCCCATTTGGGGATGGCAGTGGAGTCTATGCTGTATGCTCGCTACTATCAAATAACATGGTTGGGGCTTGGAATAGCGGCACTTTGGGTGTTAAATAACGATTTTCTCGACTATGTGATGGAAATTCATCCGTATTTACCAACACCATTGGTTCCATACACAGGAATTGTGGGATTGTGTACGGTTGTGTTAAGTTTGCTCTCCATTGCTATTATTTATTATTTACATGCACGTGCTAATAAAAATCAGGTCTAA
- a CDS encoding cytochrome C oxidase Cbb3, whose amino-acid sequence MAKQDKNATFVGDSRISAKRMPNVSPSYSDYPGTTEPFWPNFLLKEWMVAAVCLIGFLVLTVSHESPLTAKADPNDTSFIPVPDWYFLFLYQLLKYPWAAGDHVLLGVIGIPGVAFGAMILAPFLDTGKERRPLRRPIATGLMLLSLFSIFFLTWAAHDEHEKQMAKLGGGGGGSPVAAAKADPDFKADALWAANQSCIGCHGGNLEGGMGPNLQKIGSTLSTEDIHKTIVEGKGSMPAGMFKGSDEDLKKLVDYLASLK is encoded by the coding sequence ATGGCAAAACAGGATAAAAATGCTACCTTCGTTGGAGACTCTCGAATCTCAGCGAAGCGCATGCCAAATGTTTCACCTTCGTATTCTGACTATCCAGGAACCACAGAACCGTTTTGGCCAAACTTTCTGTTAAAAGAGTGGATGGTTGCTGCGGTTTGTTTGATTGGTTTCTTGGTGTTAACGGTTTCACATGAATCGCCACTGACAGCAAAAGCTGATCCAAATGATACTTCTTTTATTCCGGTGCCGGACTGGTATTTCTTGTTCCTATACCAATTACTGAAGTATCCATGGGCAGCAGGTGATCACGTATTGCTTGGTGTAATCGGTATCCCTGGTGTCGCTTTTGGTGCCATGATTCTAGCGCCATTCTTAGATACGGGAAAAGAGCGCCGTCCACTCCGTCGTCCTATTGCAACTGGACTTATGCTTCTGTCCTTGTTCTCCATCTTTTTCTTAACTTGGGCAGCTCATGACGAACATGAAAAGCAGATGGCTAAACTAGGCGGCGGTGGAGGAGGATCACCTGTAGCAGCAGCAAAGGCTGATCCAGACTTTAAAGCAGACGCGCTGTGGGCAGCTAATCAGTCTTGTATAGGATGTCATGGTGGAAATCTGGAAGGCGGAATGGGGCCTAACCTACAAAAGATAGGCTCTACCCTAAGCACGGAAGATATCCACAAGACGATTGTAGAAGGTAAAGGTAGCATGCCAGCTGGTATGTTTAAAGGATCAGATGAAGATCTGAAAAAGCTGGTAGATTATCTGGCAAGCTTGAAATAA
- a CDS encoding methylglyoxal synthase, translated as MNIALIAHDQKKEEMVQLAVAYEGILEKHQLFTTGTTGLRIMENTRLQVTRFLSGPLGGDQQIGAMIAQNEMDAIVFLRDPLTSQPHEPDILALLRLCDVHRIPVATNLATAEILLKAVEQGNMAWREV; from the coding sequence ATGAACATCGCATTGATTGCACATGATCAGAAAAAAGAAGAGATGGTTCAACTGGCTGTGGCCTATGAGGGGATTTTAGAAAAACATCAATTGTTTACTACAGGGACCACAGGATTACGCATCATGGAAAATACGAGGTTACAGGTGACGCGGTTCTTATCGGGACCATTAGGTGGCGATCAGCAAATAGGTGCCATGATTGCGCAGAACGAAATGGATGCTATCGTGTTCCTACGCGACCCACTCACTTCACAACCTCATGAACCTGATATTCTGGCTTTATTACGATTGTGCGATGTTCACCGTATACCAGTTGCGACTAATCTAGCTACAGCGGAAATCTTGCTAAAAGCTGTGGAGCAAGGTAACATGGCTTGGCGGGAAGTCTAA
- a CDS encoding IDEAL domain-containing protein: MEQSKYLGNGFMSGLLSEIMIDQQVRQFRKRTLYKEIDEALAVKNKEKFLALTNELKELLTYEITETG, translated from the coding sequence ATGGAACAGTCCAAGTACTTGGGCAATGGTTTTATGTCGGGATTGTTATCGGAGATCATGATTGATCAGCAGGTGCGACAATTTCGCAAGCGCACACTATATAAAGAGATTGATGAAGCGTTGGCTGTAAAAAATAAGGAAAAGTTTTTGGCTCTGACAAATGAATTGAAAGAATTACTAACATATGAGATAACTGAAACAGGTTGA
- a CDS encoding YitT family protein, producing the protein MKLHMKNILAIIIGSIIMGFGINAFNIPNGLAEGGITGISILIKLAFPTIDQGIVYLLLNLPLFFIGYRLLGRTSFFYTVVGTVSLSVSLSVFGMILDYDKLGDTLLATLFAGVAIGSGLGIIFRYGGTTGGVDIIARLLNKMFGISMGRTLLMGDIVVIGASLIYLSIQNAMYTLVCVYIAARVIDFFQDGAYAGKALMIVSEYPQKIAQEIMTTGRGVTILNGKGAFSGMEKEIVYCVVSRNEVPRLKNLMNEIDPHAFVIVSEVHEVLGEGFTFDENKKPLRET; encoded by the coding sequence ATGAAATTGCATATGAAAAACATCCTAGCAATTATCATCGGTTCTATCATTATGGGCTTTGGCATCAACGCATTTAACATTCCAAACGGACTGGCAGAAGGTGGTATCACAGGGATCAGCATCCTGATTAAATTAGCCTTCCCTACTATTGATCAGGGGATTGTTTATCTGTTACTCAATCTTCCTCTGTTCTTTATCGGGTATCGTTTGCTAGGGAGAACTAGTTTTTTTTACACCGTTGTTGGAACGGTTTCTTTATCAGTTTCTCTTTCTGTGTTTGGCATGATTTTAGATTATGATAAATTGGGCGACACTTTACTTGCCACTTTGTTTGCCGGGGTAGCAATAGGTAGCGGTCTTGGTATCATTTTCCGTTATGGTGGCACAACTGGTGGCGTCGATATTATCGCCCGTTTGTTAAACAAGATGTTTGGTATCAGCATGGGCCGTACACTACTCATGGGTGACATTGTAGTAATAGGTGCGTCTCTGATCTACTTATCTATCCAAAACGCAATGTATACGCTGGTCTGTGTTTATATTGCTGCACGGGTAATAGACTTTTTCCAAGACGGTGCATATGCTGGCAAGGCTCTGATGATCGTGTCTGAGTACCCACAAAAAATAGCCCAGGAGATTATGACCACAGGGCGAGGTGTTACCATTCTAAATGGGAAAGGTGCCTTCTCTGGTATGGAAAAGGAAATTGTCTACTGTGTCGTCAGCCGGAATGAGGTGCCTCGTCTTAAAAATCTTATGAATGAGATTGACCCTCATGCTTTTGTCATTGTTAGTGAGGTTCATGAAGTTTTAGGTGAAGGTTTTACGTTTGATGAAAATAAGAAACCACTGCGCGAAACATAA
- a CDS encoding cytochrome b6, which produces MIQKMYDWVDERLNITPMWRDLADHEVPEHVNPAHHFSAFVYCFGGLTFFITVIQILSGMFLTMYYVPDIINAYESVKYLQTEVAFGVIVRGMHHWGASLVIVMMFLHTLRVFFTGSYKKPRELNWVVGMLIFFVMLGLGFTGYLLPWDNTAYFATKVGLQIADSIPIIGPYAKSLLTGGEIVGAQTLTRFFAIHVFFLPAGLLGLLGAHFVMIRVQGISGPL; this is translated from the coding sequence ATGATACAAAAAATGTATGATTGGGTGGATGAACGCCTAAATATCACTCCCATGTGGCGTGATCTTGCTGACCATGAAGTACCTGAACACGTAAATCCCGCGCATCACTTTTCAGCGTTCGTTTACTGTTTTGGGGGCCTTACTTTTTTTATTACTGTAATTCAGATTCTATCTGGAATGTTCTTGACTATGTACTATGTTCCAGACATCATCAATGCTTACGAGTCCGTTAAATACTTACAAACTGAGGTTGCTTTTGGTGTAATCGTTCGTGGTATGCACCATTGGGGGGCAAGCTTGGTAATTGTCATGATGTTCCTACATACCTTACGTGTCTTTTTCACAGGATCTTATAAAAAACCCCGCGAATTAAACTGGGTTGTAGGTATGTTAATCTTCTTCGTCATGCTTGGTCTTGGCTTCACTGGTTATCTGTTACCTTGGGATAACACAGCGTACTTTGCTACAAAAGTAGGGCTTCAAATCGCTGACTCTATTCCGATAATTGGACCTTATGCAAAAAGTTTGTTAACAGGTGGGGAAATTGTAGGAGCGCAAACGCTTACTCGTTTCTTTGCTATCCATGTATTCTTCTTGCCTGCTGGCTTGTTGGGATTATTGGGTGCTCACTTCGTTATGATTCGTGTACAAGGTATCTCTGGACCTCTATAA
- a CDS encoding nucleotide pyrophosphohydrolase, with protein MDNKKTLQEIQEEVDQYISQFKEGYFSPLAMLARMTEEVGELAREINHYHGEKPKKSDEAEKTVEDELGDVFFIVLCFANSLGIDLQEAFDRIMYKFNTRDKDRWTRIEE; from the coding sequence ATGGATAATAAAAAAACATTACAGGAAATTCAAGAAGAAGTGGATCAGTATATCTCCCAGTTTAAAGAAGGATATTTTTCCCCATTAGCCATGTTGGCTCGTATGACTGAGGAAGTGGGAGAACTCGCTCGTGAAATCAATCATTATCATGGAGAGAAGCCTAAGAAATCAGATGAAGCGGAAAAAACAGTAGAAGATGAGCTTGGAGATGTTTTCTTTATTGTCCTATGCTTTGCTAATTCTCTCGGCATTGATTTGCAGGAAGCGTTTGATCGTATTATGTACAAATTTAATACCCGTGATAAGGATAGATGGACCAGAATAGAGGAGTAG
- a CDS encoding ubiquinol-cytochrome c reductase iron-sulfur subunit, translated as MSKKEISRRTFLNYALMGTGGFLAAGMITPMIRFAIDPVLKTSAAGDKVAVGNESDFGPEPKKVDFKLHTKDGWYESEAPMSAWIRKLDDGKLLALSPICKHLGCTVSWNSSEDFKNEYFCPCHFGRYAINGEHILNTPPTKSLDEYEVEIKDGKVYLGKIVPNPRPGVSG; from the coding sequence ATGAGCAAAAAAGAAATTTCCAGACGTACGTTTCTAAACTATGCACTCATGGGAACTGGTGGTTTCTTGGCTGCAGGTATGATCACACCGATGATCCGCTTTGCCATTGATCCTGTGCTGAAAACTTCGGCTGCTGGAGATAAAGTTGCGGTTGGAAATGAAAGCGATTTTGGGCCGGAACCAAAGAAAGTAGACTTTAAGCTTCATACCAAAGACGGTTGGTATGAGTCTGAAGCGCCAATGTCTGCTTGGATTCGTAAGCTGGATGATGGGAAGCTATTGGCATTGTCTCCTATCTGTAAGCACTTGGGCTGTACCGTGAGCTGGAATTCTAGCGAAGATTTTAAGAATGAGTACTTTTGCCCATGTCACTTTGGTAGGTATGCAATTAATGGAGAGCACATTCTGAATACTCCGCCAACTAAATCACTTGATGAGTACGAAGTAGAAATCAAAGATGGTAAAGTTTACTTAGGTAAAATTGTACCAAATCCACGCCCGGGGGTGAGCGGATAA
- a CDS encoding DUF2487 family protein, with protein sequence MQWNVEELQGFEAVRPYYDSAILPHYIFDKKLSIATNATRMGYLSSLAMAVEQRLKGRILLFPLMYQIKEDATGQNEIQLPNEFGYTFILRFSGVDVHIPAYPEKNTHVELLTISDEDLESEIRFEITSNVLYQEILQIWQTYKK encoded by the coding sequence ATGCAATGGAATGTAGAAGAACTGCAAGGATTTGAAGCAGTTAGACCTTATTATGATTCAGCAATTTTGCCGCATTATATATTTGATAAAAAGTTATCAATCGCTACAAATGCTACACGTATGGGATACCTCTCTAGCTTAGCTATGGCTGTGGAACAACGCCTAAAGGGAAGAATATTGTTGTTTCCCCTGATGTATCAGATTAAAGAGGACGCAACAGGACAAAATGAGATTCAATTGCCAAATGAATTCGGCTACACTTTTATTTTACGTTTTTCTGGAGTTGATGTACATATACCAGCATATCCAGAGAAAAACACACATGTAGAGTTATTAACGATTAGCGATGAAGATTTGGAGTCCGAGATTCGTTTTGAAATTACAAGTAATGTTTTATATCAAGAGATTTTGCAAATTTGGCAAACATATAAAAAATAG
- a CDS encoding pilus assembly protein PilF codes for MPKKWLRIIEEAVNKIENDEMELGLQVLHKVGEHGKEIPEVMFCLADVWYGLGHNEEAFKIIQDLLANPTTQKEMSQEVKIMAAEIALDEADYDAAHEYLYGLKEDGYDEIQLYLLLADLYAMQDLEEVAIKYLKIAYDRDPNNEELRAALSEMHMKTGEVQEAINLLDDISETTFHALILKARTFAQQGQFEEAYQLYIKAVQYEQLPEVVYGCALMSFYTDKWEEAEHYIQLLIAIDEEYVIAYPLHSDILLSQGKTEAAIDALKKYVDLSGFDVEHIRRLTALLMQAGRYEESKEYQKLLEQWDLQEETSEE; via the coding sequence ATGCCAAAAAAATGGCTGCGTATCATTGAGGAAGCTGTTAACAAAATTGAAAATGATGAAATGGAACTTGGACTGCAAGTTTTACATAAAGTGGGCGAACACGGTAAAGAAATCCCTGAAGTAATGTTCTGTTTGGCCGATGTGTGGTATGGACTTGGACACAATGAGGAAGCATTCAAGATCATTCAAGATTTGTTAGCGAACCCCACTACACAAAAAGAAATGAGTCAGGAAGTAAAGATTATGGCGGCAGAAATTGCTTTGGATGAAGCGGATTACGATGCTGCCCACGAATACTTGTATGGTCTTAAAGAGGATGGCTACGATGAGATTCAACTGTATCTACTGCTAGCTGACTTGTATGCTATGCAAGATTTAGAAGAAGTAGCTATCAAATACTTGAAGATTGCTTATGACCGTGATCCAAATAATGAAGAGTTACGAGCTGCGTTAAGCGAAATGCACATGAAAACGGGTGAAGTGCAGGAAGCAATTAACCTATTAGATGACATTTCTGAAACCACGTTCCATGCGCTTATATTAAAAGCGCGCACGTTTGCACAGCAGGGTCAATTTGAAGAAGCTTATCAGCTATATATAAAGGCTGTGCAGTACGAGCAATTGCCAGAAGTAGTATATGGCTGTGCATTGATGTCTTTCTATACGGACAAATGGGAAGAAGCGGAGCATTATATTCAGTTGTTGATTGCAATTGACGAAGAATATGTCATTGCTTATCCATTACATAGTGATATTTTACTGTCTCAAGGAAAGACAGAAGCAGCCATTGATGCATTGAAAAAGTATGTAGACCTATCTGGATTTGACGTTGAACACATCCGCCGATTGACTGCTCTTTTAATGCAGGCTGGTCGCTATGAGGAATCGAAAGAATATCAAAAATTGTTGGAGCAATGGGATTTACAAGAAGAGACAAGCGAAGAGTAA